From a region of the Listeria monocytogenes ATCC 19117 genome:
- a CDS encoding CcdC family protein, with protein MSLIISIIITLVFGAGIIMIRMKASKRPASVKGIIIPPIMMSTGALMFVIPFFRVSWVDILEAIAMGLVFSVILIWTTKFEIRHKYVFIKRTKAFPVILMGLLLIRIFIKYWISGSLEVGELSGMFWIMAFAMIVPWRIVMYFQYKNTEKELNKVEVSGEYE; from the coding sequence GTGTCATTAATCATTTCAATTATCATTACACTTGTTTTTGGAGCTGGAATTATCATGATAAGAATGAAAGCATCGAAGCGTCCAGCAAGTGTGAAAGGGATTATCATACCACCAATTATGATGTCAACAGGCGCTCTCATGTTTGTTATTCCTTTTTTCCGTGTTTCGTGGGTAGATATTTTAGAAGCTATAGCAATGGGGCTTGTGTTTTCTGTTATTTTAATTTGGACAACAAAATTCGAAATTCGTCATAAGTACGTATTTATTAAACGTACAAAAGCTTTTCCAGTTATTTTGATGGGACTGTTACTCATTCGAATCTTCATCAAGTACTGGATTAGTGGTAGTCTGGAAGTGGGAGAGTTGTCTGGAATGTTCTGGATAATGGCGTTTGCGATGATTGTACCTTGGCGAATTGTGATGTATTTCCAATATAAAAATACTGAAAAAGAGCTTAATAAAGTAGAAGTTAGTGGAGAGTACGAATAA
- a CDS encoding general stress protein, with product MKKWEVFAVQNVEAAEEIISKLVSEGYEKEDISVLAKSKHNKNLETLAEKENIEIERPVNEEAFGIISGILQSLSGAIVIPQAYNPKYGALYAAGPFAKWFSKTDDKSVKRLLEDFDLTAEQVDKMIENLHADNILIFAR from the coding sequence ATGAAAAAGTGGGAAGTATTCGCAGTTCAAAATGTTGAGGCAGCAGAGGAAATCATCAGCAAATTAGTAAGTGAGGGCTATGAAAAAGAAGATATTTCTGTTCTAGCCAAATCAAAACACAACAAGAACCTAGAAACTTTAGCAGAAAAAGAAAATATCGAAATCGAACGTCCCGTAAATGAAGAGGCTTTCGGTATTATTTCTGGAATCCTCCAATCTCTAAGTGGAGCCATTGTTATTCCACAAGCTTACAATCCCAAATACGGTGCTTTGTATGCTGCCGGTCCCTTTGCCAAATGGTTCTCGAAAACAGACGATAAATCTGTAAAAAGATTATTAGAAGACTTTGATTTAACAGCGGAACAAGTGGATAAAATGATTGAAAATTTACATGCAGATAACATCTTAATTTTTGCAAGATAA
- a CDS encoding exonuclease SbcCD subunit D, with the protein MKFLHTADLHLGKIVSGVSMLAEQEYILAQITKIAEEEQVDALILAGDLYDRAVPPADAVKVLNDILVKWNVELGIPIFAISGNHDSAERLAFGSQWYESSKLYMKGKCTSQFEAISFMDAEVWLVPYHEPAIIREAFADNSIRSFEDAMQAVTKQIRSKWDTSKAQILVGHAFVSGGIPSDSERQLAIGNVDRVSTDCFDGFTYTALGHLHHPHAIRHPSIFYSGSPLKYSFSEANDHKSVRIVELEGKELVSVTERFLTPKHDMRIISGTLAELTENLVENPDDFFQVNLMDEGALIDPMGKLRQFYPNILHLERKKQTLKETQDNFEEIMKKDDLELFGQFFEHVNGTELTETQKQKLADVFEQARKGDAE; encoded by the coding sequence ATGAAATTTTTACATACAGCTGATTTGCATTTAGGAAAAATTGTATCTGGCGTATCGATGCTAGCAGAGCAAGAATATATTTTGGCACAAATAACGAAGATTGCCGAGGAAGAACAAGTCGACGCACTTATTTTAGCAGGAGATTTATATGACCGCGCCGTGCCGCCTGCGGATGCGGTGAAAGTGCTAAATGATATTTTAGTGAAATGGAATGTAGAACTAGGTATTCCGATATTTGCCATTAGCGGGAATCATGACAGTGCGGAGCGGCTTGCTTTTGGAAGTCAGTGGTATGAAAGTAGCAAGTTGTATATGAAAGGAAAATGTACCTCGCAGTTTGAAGCGATTTCTTTTATGGATGCCGAAGTGTGGCTTGTACCATATCACGAACCAGCAATTATTCGGGAAGCTTTTGCAGATAATTCGATTCGCAGTTTTGAGGACGCTATGCAAGCCGTGACGAAACAAATTCGGTCCAAATGGGATACAAGCAAGGCGCAGATTTTGGTTGGACATGCGTTCGTTTCTGGCGGTATTCCGAGTGATTCCGAACGACAACTAGCAATTGGAAATGTGGACCGTGTTTCTACGGATTGTTTTGATGGTTTTACATATACTGCACTCGGGCACTTGCACCATCCGCATGCGATTCGGCACCCGTCTATCTTTTATAGTGGATCTCCTTTAAAGTATTCATTTTCAGAAGCAAATGATCACAAAAGCGTGCGGATTGTGGAACTGGAAGGAAAAGAACTGGTTAGCGTGACGGAGCGCTTTCTAACACCAAAACATGATATGCGCATTATTTCTGGAACGCTAGCGGAACTGACAGAAAATTTAGTGGAAAATCCTGATGACTTTTTTCAAGTGAATTTAATGGATGAAGGTGCTTTAATTGATCCGATGGGGAAATTGCGCCAATTTTATCCAAATATTTTACATTTAGAACGTAAAAAGCAAACATTAAAAGAAACGCAAGATAACTTTGAAGAAATCATGAAAAAAGATGATTTAGAGCTATTTGGTCAATTTTTTGAACATGTTAATGGGACAGAATTAACGGAAACACAAAAACAAAAGTTAGCGGATGTTTTTGAACAAGCGAGGAAGGGGGATGCGGAATGA
- a CDS encoding STAS domain-containing protein — protein sequence MQIKEFLISRRSELVNMFYENYYSETDEFKLRLSSGEEEASIRALSTASCGMIIDVITGVKERDFESIGKRRFNDKTDIRKIHQHMSEVEKYIITSLVKWKETENVFYSDADIIQFMLAIKDTLSSIQQQLLEGFMQENRNQVAAQRKEIIQLSTRIIPITDSIGVLPIVGSLDDDRGYFMKEKAVESADKLNLDTIVIDFSSAVLKDDFATKHMEDMIQSFKLIGLVPILSGMRPSFAQRTIQVGSNISKLESFGSLEQALTNLGV from the coding sequence ATGCAAATTAAGGAATTTTTGATTAGTCGTCGTTCAGAGTTAGTGAATATGTTTTATGAAAATTATTATAGTGAAACAGATGAATTTAAATTAAGACTTAGTAGCGGGGAAGAGGAAGCCTCCATTCGTGCGCTGAGTACCGCATCATGTGGGATGATTATTGATGTAATAACTGGTGTGAAGGAACGCGACTTTGAAAGTATCGGTAAGAGACGTTTCAATGATAAAACCGATATTAGAAAAATCCATCAACATATGAGTGAAGTCGAAAAATATATCATCACTAGCTTAGTCAAATGGAAGGAAACAGAAAATGTTTTCTATTCAGATGCTGACATTATCCAATTTATGCTTGCCATAAAAGATACACTTTCGTCGATTCAGCAACAGTTATTAGAAGGATTTATGCAAGAAAATAGAAATCAAGTCGCAGCACAGCGAAAAGAAATAATTCAGTTATCCACACGAATTATTCCTATCACTGATTCTATCGGCGTCTTACCAATTGTTGGTAGTTTGGATGACGATAGGGGCTATTTCATGAAAGAAAAAGCAGTAGAATCTGCGGATAAGCTGAATTTAGATACGATTGTCATTGATTTTTCCAGTGCTGTATTAAAAGATGATTTCGCAACCAAACATATGGAGGATATGATTCAATCTTTTAAATTAATTGGCTTAGTACCAATACTTTCTGGTATGCGCCCAAGTTTCGCTCAACGCACAATCCAAGTTGGTTCAAATATTTCCAAACTCGAATCATTTGGCTCTTTAGAACAAGCATTAACCAATTTAGGTGTTTAA
- a CDS encoding DEAD/DEAH box helicase — protein MEHFTAIQNKMIPYSVKQAGKKLMEDGEIIQFREKDASDHFSTYFIDQNVVEDAGNENYACSCADFQLNAICKHIYATHLKMEKEKQKAAKQDFKNRILTQESNTLLSLFQQNMAQQLEVEEDNTNKTPLQTQYIIRLKPDDSSYIMTIEVKVGTERTYVVKNMNTFLAAIRDRQWLVFTKNFAYDPNEHFFLEEDKQILDKLLQISEIAKMYDTDSFYWSKSYAEEKNLTIPPSMASDLLELLTERDTTCIIMKERVEDIKYRGINVRHDNLDFIFELKKSAEDKYQLEMEDLQQAIFFEAYQLLFFDGTFFIPAKEVWESLKPLMEFHKVTKNEVVQFSESQLSEVISYVLPALQKSGKLKLDDSIEDRITQQPLDCKLFIALEYGEHTLRLEYHYGNQLFDPFATSEEENEKIMIRDVEKEARVMNIIESAPVHFSGTKMVVNKQEKDLYQFYYRTIPKLAEYAEIYMEDGLEEMVEENVRPVTTLDVSGDNDYLSVSFDFKGIPEEEVQNVLESLREKRSYHRLKSGRFLSLESENYKQMEDVLQMLEVRKKDVQANMQVPLYRGMQIYDILGAGAQDEHHKFSRSFRELLTDITTQSEDSFALPKGLKAELRDYQLTGFEWMKSLAKYNLGGILADDMGLGKTVQTISFLASELEDNPNLKPVLIITPASLLYNWQSELEKFAPAIPVTVLHGTKQSRIAEMEEMKHGHVYLISYPSLRQDIVHFADVAFSSVIIDESQAIKNYHTKASQAVRALKRNHVFALSGTPLENSIDELWAIFQTLMPGFFPSLRKFKEIPYDNIAKMIRPFLLRRLKQDVVKELPDKIETNLYSELTDEQKTIYLAYLEKIQADLEASNGNASEERIKLLAGLTRLRQICCDPSLFVENYQGESGKLLQLFDTIQTARENGKRILLFSQFTGMLGIIRQKLEEDGQTLFYMDGKTPSKTRLDMVNAFNEGENDIFLISLKAGGTGLNLVGADTVILYDLWWNPAVEEQATGRAHRIGQKRVVQVFRMITKGTIEERIFDLQKKKQALVDELIQPGEQMLGKLSTEEIKQILQLDNGRDDK, from the coding sequence ATGGAGCACTTTACAGCAATTCAAAATAAAATGATCCCATATAGTGTGAAGCAGGCTGGAAAGAAACTGATGGAAGACGGAGAAATCATTCAGTTTCGTGAAAAAGATGCATCAGACCATTTTTCAACGTATTTTATTGATCAAAATGTCGTAGAAGATGCAGGTAATGAAAATTATGCGTGTAGTTGTGCCGATTTTCAATTGAACGCGATTTGCAAACACATCTACGCAACCCATCTGAAAATGGAAAAAGAAAAGCAAAAAGCAGCCAAACAAGATTTTAAAAATCGAATTCTCACGCAAGAATCAAATACACTTCTTTCCCTTTTTCAACAAAATATGGCGCAACAGCTCGAAGTAGAAGAGGACAATACGAATAAAACGCCACTCCAAACGCAGTATATCATTCGTTTAAAACCCGATGATTCTAGTTATATCATGACTATTGAAGTCAAAGTTGGCACAGAACGGACCTATGTTGTAAAAAATATGAATACATTTTTAGCCGCAATTCGCGACAGGCAGTGGCTTGTTTTCACTAAGAATTTTGCTTACGATCCAAACGAGCATTTCTTTCTTGAGGAAGACAAACAAATTTTGGATAAACTACTGCAAATCAGTGAAATTGCCAAAATGTATGATACAGATTCTTTTTATTGGTCCAAATCTTACGCAGAAGAGAAAAACCTAACGATTCCACCGAGTATGGCGAGCGACCTGTTAGAACTACTCACAGAACGCGATACGACGTGCATTATTATGAAAGAACGCGTAGAAGATATTAAATATCGCGGTATCAATGTGCGCCACGACAACCTTGATTTCATTTTTGAACTCAAAAAAAGTGCAGAAGATAAATACCAACTAGAAATGGAAGACTTACAACAAGCAATCTTTTTTGAAGCCTACCAACTTCTTTTCTTTGACGGTACCTTTTTCATACCGGCAAAAGAAGTGTGGGAATCTTTAAAACCATTAATGGAATTTCATAAAGTTACAAAAAATGAAGTGGTACAATTTTCAGAGTCGCAATTAAGTGAAGTCATTTCCTACGTATTACCAGCCTTACAGAAAAGCGGAAAGTTAAAACTGGATGACTCGATTGAAGACCGGATTACGCAACAGCCGCTTGATTGTAAATTATTTATTGCCCTCGAATACGGGGAGCACACGTTGCGCCTGGAATACCATTATGGCAATCAGCTTTTCGATCCATTTGCAACATCAGAAGAAGAAAACGAAAAAATCATGATACGTGATGTCGAAAAAGAAGCCCGTGTGATGAATATTATCGAAAGCGCCCCTGTTCATTTTTCTGGAACAAAAATGGTCGTCAATAAACAAGAAAAGGATTTGTATCAATTTTATTATCGCACCATTCCAAAACTAGCAGAGTACGCAGAGATTTATATGGAAGACGGTCTCGAAGAAATGGTAGAAGAGAATGTGCGCCCAGTTACGACACTGGATGTTTCTGGTGATAACGATTATCTTTCTGTTTCGTTTGATTTCAAAGGTATTCCGGAAGAAGAAGTGCAAAATGTCCTAGAATCTTTGCGTGAAAAACGTAGCTATCATCGTCTGAAAAGTGGTCGTTTCTTATCGCTTGAATCAGAAAACTACAAACAAATGGAAGATGTACTCCAAATGTTAGAAGTGCGTAAGAAAGATGTCCAAGCAAACATGCAAGTACCGCTTTATCGTGGGATGCAAATTTATGATATTTTAGGAGCAGGAGCACAAGATGAACATCATAAATTCAGTCGTTCTTTCCGCGAATTGCTTACAGATATTACGACGCAATCCGAAGACAGCTTTGCGTTACCAAAAGGATTAAAAGCAGAGTTGCGCGATTATCAACTAACTGGTTTCGAATGGATGAAATCACTTGCGAAGTATAATCTTGGTGGTATTTTAGCAGATGATATGGGGCTTGGTAAAACGGTGCAAACGATTAGTTTTCTAGCATCTGAGTTAGAAGATAATCCTAACTTAAAACCAGTCTTAATTATTACGCCAGCATCACTACTTTATAACTGGCAAAGCGAATTAGAAAAATTTGCGCCAGCTATTCCAGTGACCGTTTTACATGGAACGAAACAATCCCGGATAGCCGAAATGGAAGAAATGAAGCATGGCCATGTCTACTTGATTTCGTATCCATCGTTACGCCAAGATATTGTCCATTTTGCAGATGTCGCTTTTTCAAGTGTTATTATTGACGAATCACAAGCTATCAAGAATTATCATACGAAGGCCTCTCAAGCTGTGCGCGCTTTGAAACGCAATCATGTATTCGCGCTCAGTGGAACGCCGCTTGAAAACAGCATCGATGAACTATGGGCTATTTTCCAAACATTAATGCCAGGATTTTTCCCTTCATTGCGCAAATTTAAAGAAATACCTTACGACAACATTGCTAAAATGATTCGTCCATTCTTACTACGTCGACTAAAACAAGATGTCGTCAAAGAACTACCAGATAAAATTGAAACCAACCTTTATTCTGAATTAACCGATGAGCAAAAAACAATATACTTAGCTTATTTAGAAAAAATTCAAGCTGATTTAGAAGCAAGCAATGGTAATGCTTCCGAAGAACGAATCAAATTACTCGCAGGATTAACCCGTTTACGCCAAATTTGCTGTGATCCGAGCCTTTTTGTGGAAAATTATCAAGGTGAATCTGGTAAATTACTACAGTTATTTGATACAATACAAACAGCAAGAGAAAACGGTAAACGCATTCTCCTATTTTCCCAATTCACGGGTATGCTTGGAATTATTCGCCAAAAACTAGAAGAAGATGGACAAACACTTTTCTACATGGATGGTAAAACTCCATCGAAAACAAGACTAGATATGGTTAATGCTTTTAACGAAGGGGAGAATGATATTTTCTTGATTTCCTTAAAAGCTGGTGGAACCGGGCTCAATCTTGTTGGCGCGGATACCGTGATTTTATACGATTTATGGTGGAATCCGGCTGTAGAAGAACAAGCTACCGGACGTGCACATCGAATCGGGCAAAAACGCGTTGTCCAAGTGTTCCGGATGATCACTAAAGGAACGATAGAAGAACGAATTTTTGATTTGCAAAAGAAAAAACAAGCGCTAGTGGACGAACTAATCCAACCAGGCGAACAAATGCTAGGCAAATTAAGTACCGAAGAAATTAAACAAATTTTACAATTGGATAATGGAAGGGATGACAAATAA
- a CDS encoding lysophospholipid acyltransferase family protein, translated as MFYHFAKNLVHFILIIIGGRFQVQNKDKIIEAPYVVVSTHTSWIEILYLGFALSPTPVHYMAKQELFKGKFLNWLMTHLNAFPVNRDNPGPSAIKAPIRMLKSGKVVGIFPSGTRKTTNLHLKRGAVTIAHKAKVPMLPAVYDGPKTFGEILKRKKIIIRFGDPVLFNDTELDQKELLEVKSQELMATFEQLQNEINQTKNK; from the coding sequence TTGTTTTATCATTTCGCAAAAAACCTCGTTCATTTTATTTTAATTATTATTGGTGGACGATTTCAAGTACAAAACAAAGACAAAATCATTGAAGCACCATACGTTGTTGTGTCCACGCATACGTCATGGATTGAAATCTTATACCTCGGTTTCGCCCTATCGCCAACACCGGTACATTATATGGCGAAACAAGAGCTTTTCAAAGGTAAATTCCTTAACTGGCTCATGACGCACCTTAACGCCTTTCCAGTCAATCGCGATAACCCCGGACCAAGCGCCATTAAAGCCCCAATCCGGATGTTAAAATCCGGTAAAGTAGTTGGGATTTTCCCGAGTGGAACTAGAAAAACGACCAACCTTCATTTAAAACGCGGTGCAGTAACTATCGCTCATAAAGCAAAAGTTCCAATGCTACCTGCCGTTTATGATGGGCCAAAAACATTTGGAGAAATTTTAAAACGCAAAAAAATCATTATTCGTTTTGGCGATCCGGTATTATTCAATGATACCGAACTTGACCAAAAAGAGCTACTAGAAGTTAAATCTCAAGAATTAATGGCGACTTTTGAACAACTTCAAAATGAAATTAATCAAACAAAAAATAAATAA
- a CDS encoding SbcC/MukB-like Walker B domain-containing protein has product MRPIKLTMQAFGAYAKKEVIDFEKLGTEQIFVISGKTGAGKSTIFDAISFAIFGKANTFDRESFSMRSHFATDKEITEVTLAFRLKDKIYQINRIPQQEIAKQRGNGTTTSPQKAELYELIGDEMKLLASSVRDVNAKMEELIQLNVDQFRQILMIPQGEFRELLVSDSKEKEVILQRLAHTAYYEKVENLLWEKQKQAEILVVEARKKVAELAELSLPDGEVSGKTTSEISVLQNEAIQKEQAILTELENKLSIIRKQTSEAVEKVTLAKEQLLDWQNLDKYTEEVATLEAEKDFYQTMEVRMEAAKRASNLQSQDALCIRLKEQLETAEQTEKQVALEAEQVKAQFSHAKKQKEALAEKEAELEINKRTLFQLEEMEPKILELETVLIQKRRAELDWKKTTTLLEKIIDKEQKIATELQSVEARLAEINKAELMYLEVINKRTTLEARIEKEQELVNKRIKMEEWDAAKQTEEQTLAQLLIEKAEMERTIKQEETKLEKEQAATIAAHLHEGDACPVCGSQSHPVLAKFGETADLETLEIAKAKLQEKQLVLTTTEKAISQLEWQLNEWADMKEQSLAEIQQTLAENIQLATNLREQITQLQSEVAQKETVQATLESLKNRQNETLTEKNKMALEVEKLHQQVQLTEGKRTYLEQSIPDELRDKAVFDNKMKELSSKIETHIKQAEQIDALFRQAEKETTRLESTLHSAQKTTVDAKEALQVQREIFKEAMKQNDFLSYDAYKQALLSVEELKNLEEKLAEYERKRHLAVSRQADLKEKLQNKQKPNMEQLEFIMKEKQLELSQSEENTMKQREFVAKRKELVENYQNSIQAVEQAEENYADIGLLADAARGKNARRLTFERYILAMFLDTIIHRANHRLSKMTSGRFELQRKMEKAKGNVQSGLELEVFDEYTGLTRHVKTLSGGESFKTSLALALSLAEVVQEMAGGISLETMFIDEGFGTLDPESLEAAVECLLETQENGRLVGIISHVPELKERISARLEVTATNHGSTTKFITASS; this is encoded by the coding sequence ATGAGACCGATTAAATTAACGATGCAAGCTTTTGGAGCCTATGCCAAAAAAGAAGTCATTGATTTTGAAAAGCTTGGAACGGAGCAAATTTTTGTGATTTCTGGTAAAACAGGAGCTGGGAAATCGACAATTTTTGATGCGATTAGTTTTGCAATTTTTGGGAAAGCGAACACATTTGATAGGGAAAGTTTTTCGATGCGAAGTCATTTTGCGACGGATAAAGAAATAACGGAAGTAACGCTAGCTTTTAGATTGAAGGACAAGATTTACCAAATTAACCGCATTCCTCAGCAGGAAATTGCCAAACAACGCGGAAACGGAACAACCACTTCGCCGCAAAAAGCAGAATTATATGAGTTGATTGGTGACGAAATGAAGTTGCTTGCAAGTTCCGTGCGCGATGTTAATGCAAAAATGGAAGAATTAATTCAACTTAATGTGGATCAGTTTAGACAAATTTTGATGATTCCTCAAGGCGAATTTAGAGAACTGCTCGTATCGGATAGTAAAGAAAAAGAAGTCATATTGCAACGGTTAGCGCATACTGCTTACTATGAAAAAGTGGAAAATTTGTTATGGGAAAAGCAGAAGCAAGCCGAAATCTTGGTTGTAGAAGCACGTAAAAAAGTAGCGGAACTTGCTGAACTTAGTTTACCGGATGGGGAAGTTTCTGGAAAGACAACGAGTGAAATCAGCGTGTTGCAAAACGAGGCCATTCAAAAAGAACAAGCAATTTTAACGGAATTAGAAAATAAATTAAGTATTATTCGGAAACAAACAAGTGAAGCTGTCGAAAAAGTGACGCTTGCGAAAGAACAACTGCTTGATTGGCAAAATTTGGATAAGTATACAGAAGAAGTTGCGACACTAGAAGCGGAGAAAGATTTTTATCAAACAATGGAAGTTCGTATGGAGGCTGCGAAAAGAGCAAGCAACCTTCAATCCCAAGATGCACTTTGTATTCGTTTAAAAGAACAATTAGAAACAGCCGAACAAACAGAAAAACAAGTAGCACTTGAGGCAGAACAGGTAAAAGCCCAATTTTCACATGCGAAAAAACAAAAAGAAGCTCTTGCCGAAAAAGAAGCAGAATTAGAAATAAACAAACGAACACTTTTCCAATTAGAAGAAATGGAACCGAAAATATTGGAATTAGAAACAGTCTTGATCCAAAAAAGACGCGCCGAATTAGACTGGAAAAAAACAACGACCCTTTTAGAAAAAATAATCGACAAGGAACAAAAAATAGCCACAGAACTGCAATCAGTTGAGGCGCGATTAGCGGAAATAAACAAAGCCGAGCTCATGTATTTAGAAGTTATTAACAAACGGACAACATTAGAAGCCAGGATAGAGAAAGAACAAGAATTGGTTAATAAAAGGATAAAAATGGAGGAGTGGGATGCAGCAAAACAAACTGAAGAACAAACATTAGCACAACTTTTAATAGAAAAAGCGGAAATGGAAAGAACGATTAAACAGGAAGAAACAAAACTAGAAAAAGAACAAGCGGCGACAATCGCAGCGCATTTGCATGAAGGAGATGCTTGTCCTGTCTGTGGTTCACAGTCACACCCAGTACTCGCAAAATTTGGAGAAACAGCTGACCTTGAAACACTCGAAATAGCAAAAGCAAAGCTACAAGAAAAACAATTAGTGCTTACTACGACGGAAAAAGCTATCAGTCAACTCGAATGGCAACTTAATGAATGGGCAGATATGAAAGAGCAAAGTTTAGCCGAAATACAACAAACTTTAGCTGAAAATATCCAACTAGCTACTAATCTGAGAGAGCAAATAACCCAGTTGCAATCCGAAGTAGCTCAAAAAGAAACTGTCCAAGCGACATTAGAATCATTGAAAAACAGACAAAATGAAACGCTAACCGAAAAAAATAAGATGGCTCTCGAAGTAGAAAAGTTGCATCAACAAGTGCAACTAACGGAAGGGAAACGAACTTATTTGGAACAATCCATTCCCGACGAGTTGCGAGATAAGGCTGTTTTCGATAACAAAATGAAAGAACTAAGCTCAAAAATCGAAACACATATCAAACAAGCCGAACAGATTGATGCGTTGTTTAGACAGGCAGAAAAAGAAACAACCAGACTAGAATCCACGTTACATTCAGCGCAAAAAACAACGGTGGATGCGAAAGAAGCCTTACAAGTACAGCGCGAAATTTTCAAAGAAGCCATGAAACAAAATGATTTTTTATCCTATGATGCGTATAAACAAGCTTTGTTATCAGTAGAAGAACTAAAAAACTTAGAAGAAAAACTGGCCGAATACGAGCGAAAACGCCATTTAGCTGTATCACGCCAAGCTGATTTAAAAGAAAAACTCCAAAACAAACAAAAACCAAATATGGAACAACTAGAATTCATTATGAAAGAGAAACAACTCGAACTTAGCCAATCAGAAGAAAATACAATGAAACAACGCGAATTCGTTGCAAAAAGAAAAGAACTTGTCGAAAACTACCAAAACAGTATTCAGGCAGTGGAACAAGCCGAAGAAAATTATGCGGATATTGGCTTACTAGCTGATGCAGCGCGTGGTAAAAATGCCCGGAGATTAACGTTTGAACGATATATTTTAGCGATGTTTTTAGACACGATTATTCACCGCGCCAACCACCGTTTATCCAAAATGACAAGCGGTCGTTTTGAACTACAGCGGAAAATGGAAAAAGCAAAAGGAAATGTCCAAAGTGGCTTAGAACTTGAAGTTTTTGATGAGTATACAGGATTAACTCGACATGTAAAAACACTTTCGGGAGGAGAAAGCTTCAAAACTTCTTTAGCGCTTGCATTATCACTCGCAGAAGTCGTTCAAGAAATGGCAGGTGGGATTTCACTTGAAACGATGTTTATTGATGAAGGATTCGGTACGCTTGATCCTGAATCACTTGAAGCCGCTGTAGAATGCTTACTGGAAACACAAGAAAATGGCCGCTTAGTTGGGATTATTTCCCATGTACCAGAACTAAAAGAACGAATTTCCGCAAGGCTAGAAGTAACCGCAACAAATCACGGAAGTACCACTAAATTTATTACTGCAAGTAGCTAA